The Solanum lycopersicum chromosome 8, SLM_r2.1 DNA segment CTCATTGTGTTGTGTTGTGTTTATTTCTCCAGCAGGTTTTATACAGTTTACTACTAAAAGTTTTGATTATTCAATGAAATTTGCAAGTACTTGCTTCTTGTTTTGAAGTATGGTTAGGGCTGATGATTCGAAATTTCTTcctttgtttctctctgtacACTGTACAGTCACCATAAAACAAGAGCAGGTCTCTTGTTAGTCCTTTAATTTTGTTACAACTTACTGGAGAGAATTGTCTACTCTATTTAAGAGATTACTCAAACTACCTGATTTCTCATGTTCATATTTATGTTTACCTATGGTCTTTGGGTCAAGTTTGCAAGTGACTTGAGCAAAGTCTACTTCAGGCAAATGTGACTACCTATACTCCAACTATAGGTACAAGGGCATAGCGATTAGCGAGCAGCCGAGCACAAAAGAGGAATTGAATGTGTCTTTATGAAGAATGAAGTCGAGTCTTAGAAAGAAGAGTGGTGTGAGAACGTTgtgtgaaataaaaaaagataggAAAGCAACTGAGTGCAAGACAAAAAAGGCAAAAGGTTTAGACaagccaaacaaagaaagatatGAAAGTTGGAAGAAATAATATCACTTTACTCAGTGGTCTCGGGTTTGGATATCCCGTACAGAGTCATCTTTGATAGTAAGTGCAACCCCCTTACCCCATGTGTGCATGATGCcagaaaataaagatagaagTAGAAAACCCCCAAATCATAACCCAATCAATGCATGAAGAAGGGATGCAAAACCAAATGGACAGGGGAGTGGTTTGGAAATGGAAAAATCATGCATGCAAAACAAGTCTTTTAAAAGTGACTACTTTACCTCTCTTTCAAATGTCTAATACACCATATTTTCTAGTAATGGCAACCATTTTAACCTTCATTGCCCTCTCTTTTATCACTACATGGGTGCCCTTACTGGCAAATGCAAAAATCTTCATGGTTCTAATGAAAGATGACCCTTTTGTATCTACAGAATCAAAGTAAAAACACTTGCCTCTTCCTTAACCTGATTTAGTTAGCCATTAAGCATGCACTCTGatttattattgctattatgcTAATCTATTTTTCAGGAATTTGGAAGATGTTAATATCTACAAAGAGAGGATGAGAAGACAACATGACATGCTTCTAGGATCTCTTCTAGAAAAAAGTGTTTATACCAAAGTTTACAGCTATACTCATTTGATAAATGGATTTGCCATTCATTTGACATCTGATGAGGTAGGCATTTGACTTCATCAGTACTGATATCTGCAaagattttagtattttttttttctgttgacTAGCTAAATGCTGAAAGAATTGTTAAGTATTATATTGCTGCAGGCCCTTGATGTTCTGCGGAATGTAGAAGGTGTTAGAGCCATTTATGAAGATGTAAAGATGAAGAAGCTGACAACGCATACACCTGACTTTTTAGGACTTCCTGTTGGTGTCTGGCCTAAGTTAGGTGGCCCTACGACTTCAGGGGCAGGcgttgtgattggtatgattGATACTGGAATCAATCCGTTCCATCCTAGCTTTTTGGCTCAAGCATCAAATGGTGCTGGCCGTGGAACAATTGTGAAAAGTGGAAAATTCAAAGGGAAGTGTGTGACTGGAGATAGATTCCCCGAAACAGCCTGCAATAGCAAGATAGTTGGAGCACAATATTTTGCAAGAGCTGCAACTGCCGCTGGCGAATTTAATGCCTCTCGTGACTATGCTTCCCCTTTTGATGCTGATGGACATGGAAGGTAAGTGACTTAGTATGAAAAACATACTTGGCAGTATTGTTTAGTAACCACTGAAACTGAATTATGATTGACCTTTTagactattattattttgtttcatttagtATTTTTGTATGATATTACATGTTCATAATCTATGAAAGATGTTTCGACATAGCAGCCATACAGCATCAACTGCAGCAGGAAATCATCAGGTTCCTGTCATTGTCAACCATTTCAACTATGGTTACGCAAGTGGTATGGCTCCAGGAGCAGggtaatatgaatattatttttctctctctttttatcAAGAATTCCACATGTGAAGTTTGATCTTGATTAAGAAAAACCGTGCTGCATCTTCTAACAGGATTGCTGTGTATAAGGCCATGTATTCTTTCGGAGGTTTTATGTCAGATGTTGTGGCTGCAGTAGATCAGGTTGGAAATTATAGTAGATTACATATTTATGCATCTTTCGCTTTTTTAAAGCTTTTTACTTGTTAAAGTAGCTAATACTCAAAGGTTATCTTGGcaacatttttatcatttaggCAGTAGAAGATGGAGTGGATATACTTAGCCTTTCTGTAGGGCCAGCTAGTGTTCCTACTGGCCCTTCTGCTTTCCTCAATGTTCTGGAAATGCAGCTTTTATTTGCAACAAGAGCTGGTGTGTTGGTTGTTCAAGCTGCTGGAAATGGCGGTCCTTCTTCAACTTCCATTCTTTCCTTCAGTCCCTGGATCACAAGTGTTGCTGCCTCCACTACGGATCGTAgatataataattcaattgtTCTAGGCAATGGACAAAGCTTCTCTGGCAGTGGACTTTCGCGTTAAGTTCCTTACCTCTTTCTTGCTGTTAAATTTCAGTTATTTTCTTTAGAGTGAAGGGTCAAAACGCACCAAAAGTATCCAGGTATTTCAATTTTGAAACCTTAACCATCAGGTGTGTGAGTCGAGCTTCCTAGCATAACTATCACCAGCTATTTATCAAAACACATCTCAACCATCACTTATTCCTTTTTTCTACCTAAGTGATGGTTGATATTTCAGGTAGAAAAGGGAACAATTGATAGTTGATGTGTGTTTTTAATCATTAACACATTACTTTATTAACAAATAACAATTGATGTCTGCATTATCTATATTATAGTGACTGCTTCTCTTTTTCTCGTCGCGTGAAAATGTGGCCTTAACATCTTATTTTGCAGCCCCAACCCTTTCAGAAGTGCATTTCCCACTTGCTGCTGCATCTGATGTTTGTAAAGGGAACACTTCTTCTGCTCTATTGACAGTTGAGAGCTGCCAGGAGACAGAACCATTCATTCGAACATTAGTGCAGGGGAAGATAGTAATATGCACATATACATTTGATTTTGAATCAGAGGCAGCAAGCATAGCCACTGTTGCTGATACAATACAAGAAGTCGGGGCAGCTGGCTTTGTACTGACAATGGACCCTGATATTAGTTCTGAAAAAATTAAGGGAGCTACAATGACTTTGACAGTACCTGGTCTAATCCTGAACAGCATGGAAGCCTCTACGGTATTAATCTCGTATCCATAACCACCAGGATCACCACGAATGGTTCTCTTTATGGgtgaaaaatagaaattatgatGTCACAAAACTGGTTTCATCTGAAAccataaatagtaaatattgtACATTTCTTGGTTCAATCTGCAAGAACTCCACGACTTTGAGAAGTTCAACTTAATCTATAGATATTCAAAGCAATAGTTTTCAAGGGCCTAGAATATATCTTGATAAG contains these protein-coding regions:
- the TMP gene encoding meiotic serine proteinase (The RefSeq protein has 4 substitutions compared to this genomic sequence) encodes the protein MATILTFIALSFITTWVPLLANAKIFMVLMKDDPFVSTESKNLEDVNIYKERMRRQHDMLLGSLLEKSVYTKVYSYTHLINGFAIHLTSDEALDVLRNVEGVRAIYEDVKMKKLTTHTPDFLGLPVGVWPKLGGPTTSGAGVVIGMIDTGINPFHPSFLAQASNGAGRGTIVRSGKFKGKCVTGDRFPETACNSKIVGAQYFARAATAAGEFNTSRGYASPFDADGHGSHTASTAAGNHQVPVIVNHFNYGYASGMAPGAGIAVYKAMYSFGGFMSDVVAAVDQAVEDGVDILSLSVGPASVPTGPSAFLNVLEMQLLFATRAGVLVVQAAGNGGPSSTSILSFSPWITSVAASTTDRRYNNSIVLGNGQSFSGSGLSPPTLSEVHFPLAAASNVCKGNTSSALLTVESCQETEPFIRTLVQGKIVICTYTFDFESEAASIATVADTIQEVGAAGFVLTMDPDISSEKIKGATMTLTVPGLILNSMEASTALREYYNSNTLRSRSGRAISFRATAKILDGRQASYNSQDPFVASYSSRGPDVNNALLDTADVLKPNIMAPGSSIWASWSPNSEGDQHIKGQNFALLSGTSMATPHIAGIAALIKQKHPGWSPAAITSAMMTTADVTNGYSSTPILAQQTNQLTPATPFDFGSGLVNPSRAIDPGLIFKASFKHYVLFLCSVPGVDEMSVRRAVGVGCPSKKKAWCSDLNTPSVTISNLVGSRNVIRRVTNVAGVDETYQVIVQEPLGVSVTVRPRVFNIIAKASKHITFVLNATQTTNTYSFGEIVFQGNQNHTVRVPLAVFVSSTLHS